One part of the Arabidopsis thaliana chromosome 4, partial sequence genome encodes these proteins:
- the RLM3 gene encoding disease resistance protein (TIR-NBS class) (RESISTANCE TO LEPTOSPHAERIA MACULANS 3 (RLM3); FUNCTIONS IN: ATP binding; INVOLVED IN: defense response to fungus, incompatible interaction, regulation of defense response by callose deposition, defense response; EXPRESSED IN: 20 plant structures; EXPRESSED DURING: 13 growth stages; CONTAINS InterPro DOMAIN/s: NB-ARC (InterPro:IPR002182), Disease resistance/zinc finger/chromosome condensation-like region (InterPro:IPR013591), Disease resistance protein (InterPro:IPR000767); BEST Arabidopsis thaliana protein match is: Disease resistance protein (TIR-NBS-LRR class) family (TAIR:AT4G16940.1); Has 5933 Blast hits to 5673 proteins in 173 species: Archae - 0; Bacteria - 2; Metazoa - 0; Fungi - 0; Plants - 5931; Viruses - 0; Other Eukaryotes - 0 (source: NCBI BLink).) yields MLENIAKDVSNKLFPPSNNFSDFVGIEAHIEALISMLRFDSKKARMIGICGPSETGKTTIGRALYSRLKSDFHHRAFVAYKRKIRSDYDQKLYWEEQFLSEILCQKDIKIEECGAVEQRLKHTKVLIVLDDVDDIELLKTLVGRIRWFGSESKIVVITQKRELLKAHNIAHVYEVGFPSEELAHQMFCRYAFGKNSPPHGFNELADEAAKIAGNRPKALKYVGSSFRRLDKEQWVKMLSEFRSNGNKLKISYDELDGKGQDYVACLTNGSNSQVKAEWIHLALGVSILLNIRSDGTTILKHLSYNRSMAQQAKIWWYENLERVCKKYNICGIDSSTDGGGSTYGQCSNSQFQRNMDASPGGNKTSNQSTKDSPRASQVEKEKIEYCEPHVYITPAIFSDGTRAPKYVESSSRRVTQVHHAKTWWPENCEKVYENHNNIYGIDRSIDGGDKFEGKSKVSDGGLDGKDQGSMYGQSSNSELQINMDADNRRCEPVSEMLFKNYNVCSPNGLTDVNCSNPQSQRKLDASLKKDKIVHEWIRTGSGFFFDFQGPKSIVSAAQVDEKNFEYCEQGVYITLGILSGGIIVLKHLEFSRRMAQQAKVWWSENWIKVYQEHNICGIDKSFDGRFDDRRVIRQLRPN; encoded by the exons ATGCTTGAAAATATCGCCAAGGATGTTTCAAACAAACTCTTCCCCCCATCAAATAATTTCAGTGACTTCGTCGGGATTGAAGCTCATATAGAGGCATTGATATCAATGTTGCGCTTCGACTCCAAGAAAGCGCGAATGATAGGGATTTGTGGGCCTTCTGAAACTGGTAAGACTACTATAGGAAGAGCTTTATACAGCAGACTCAAAAGCGACTTCCACCATCGGGCTTTCGTAGcatataagagaaaaatacGGAGCGACTATGACCAGAAGCTGTATTGGGAAGAACAATTTCTATCAGAAATTCTTTGTCAGAAGGATATAAAGATAGAGGAATGTGGTGCGGTGGAACAACGACTAAAGCACACGAAAGTTCTtattgttcttgatgatgttgatgatataGAGCTACTAAAAACGTTGGTAGGACGTATCAGATGGTTTGGATCTGAGAGCAAAATTGTTGTGATTACTCAAAAAAGGGAACTTCTCAAGGCTCACAACATTGCACATGTTTATGAAGTGGGATTCCCATCAGAAGAACTGGCTCATCAAATGTTTTGTCGATATGCTTTTGGGAAAAACTCTCCACCTCATGGTTTCAACGAGCTTGCAGATGAAGCTGCAAAGATTGCCGGTAATCGTCCTAAAGCTCTCAAGTACGTTGGTTCGTCTTTTAGAAGACTAGACAAGGAACAATGGGTGAAGATGCTATCGGAGTTCCGTAGTAATGggaataaactaaaaatcagcTATGATGAGTTAGATGGTAAAGGTCAAGATTACGTTGCGTGTTTAACCAATG GTTCAAATTCCCAGGTGAAGGCAGAGTGGATCCACTTGGCACTAGGCGTGTCTATATTACTTAACATCCGCAGTGACGGAACGACAATTCTCAAACATTTGAGCTACAA TCGAAGCATGGCGCAACAAGCAAAAATATGGTGGTATGAAAATTTGGAAAGAGTGTGCAAGAAGTACAATATATGTGGCATAGATAGCTCAACTGATGGTGGTG GTTCAACGTATGGACAATGTTCAAATTCCCaatttcaaagaaacatgGACGCAAGCCCCGGGGGAAACAAAACCAGTAATCAATCCACAAAAGATTCACCGAGAGCTTCTCAAGTAGAGAAGGAAAAGATCGAGTACTGTGAGccacatgtatatataacacCTGCCATCTTCAGTGACGGAACCAGAGCTCCCAAATACGTGGAGTCTAG TAGCCGAAGAGTAACCCAAGTGCACCACGCCAAAACATGGTGGCCGGAGAATTGTGAAAAAGTGTACGAGAACCACAACAACATATATGGCATAGATAGATCAATTGACGGTGGTGATAAGTTTGAGGGAAAAAGTAAAGTTAGTGACGGTGGGTTAGACGGCAAAGATCAAG GTTCAATGTATGGACAAAGTTCAAATTCCGAGCTTCAAATAAACATGGACGCAGACAATAGGAGATGTGAACCTGTGAGTGAGATGcttttcaaaaattacaaTGTGTGTTCGCCTAATG GTTTAACCGATGTAAACTGTTCAAATCCCCAGTCTCAAAGAAAATTGGACGCAAGCctaaagaaagacaaaattgTGCATGAGTGGATTCGAACCGGTAGTGGCttcttttttgattttcaGGGCCCAAAATCTATAGTGAGTGCTGCTCAAGTGGACGAGAAAAATTTCGAGTACTGTGAACAAGGTGTGTATATAACACTTGGCATCCTCAGTGGCGGAATTATAGTTCTCAAACATTTGGAGTTCAG CCGAAGAATGGCGCAACAAGCAAAAGTTTGGTGGTCGGAAAATTGGATAAAAGTGTACCAGGAGCACAACATATGTGGCATAGATAAATCATTTGATGGTAGGTTTGATGATAGACGTGTCATTCGTCAATTAAGACCAAACTGA
- the RLM3 gene encoding disease resistance protein (TIR-NBS class) → MLENIAKDVSNKLFPPSNNFSDFVGIEAHIEALISMLRFDSKKARMIGICGPSETGKTTIGRALYSRLKSDFHHRAFVAYKRKIRSDYDQKLYWEEQFLSEILCQKDIKIEECGAVEQRLKHTKVLIVLDDVDDIELLKTLVGRIRWFGSESKIVVITQKRELLKAHNIAHVYEVGFPSEELAHQMFCRYAFGKNSPPHGFNELADEAAKIAGNRPKALKYVGSSFRRLDKEQWVKMLSEFRSNGNKLKISYDELDGKGQDYVACLTNGSNSQVKAEWIHLALGVSILLNIRSDGTTILKHLSYNRSMAQQAKIWWYENLERVCKKYNICGIDSSTDGGGSTYGQCSNSQFQRNMDASPGGNKTSNQSTKDSPRASQVEKEKIEYCEPHVYITPAIFSDGTRAPKYVESSSRRVTQVHHAKTWWPENCEKVYENHNNIYGIDRSIDGGDKFEGKSKVSDGGLDGKDQGSMYGQSSNSELQINMDADNRRCEPVSEMLFKNYNVCSPNAHMPAGLTDVNCSNPQSQRKLDASLKKDKIVHEWIRTGSGFFFDFQGPKSIVSAAQVDEKNFEYCEQGVYITLGILSGGIIVLKHLEFSRRMAQQAKVWWSENWIKVYQEHNICGIDKSFDGRFDDRRVIRQLRPN, encoded by the exons ATGCTTGAAAATATCGCCAAGGATGTTTCAAACAAACTCTTCCCCCCATCAAATAATTTCAGTGACTTCGTCGGGATTGAAGCTCATATAGAGGCATTGATATCAATGTTGCGCTTCGACTCCAAGAAAGCGCGAATGATAGGGATTTGTGGGCCTTCTGAAACTGGTAAGACTACTATAGGAAGAGCTTTATACAGCAGACTCAAAAGCGACTTCCACCATCGGGCTTTCGTAGcatataagagaaaaatacGGAGCGACTATGACCAGAAGCTGTATTGGGAAGAACAATTTCTATCAGAAATTCTTTGTCAGAAGGATATAAAGATAGAGGAATGTGGTGCGGTGGAACAACGACTAAAGCACACGAAAGTTCTtattgttcttgatgatgttgatgatataGAGCTACTAAAAACGTTGGTAGGACGTATCAGATGGTTTGGATCTGAGAGCAAAATTGTTGTGATTACTCAAAAAAGGGAACTTCTCAAGGCTCACAACATTGCACATGTTTATGAAGTGGGATTCCCATCAGAAGAACTGGCTCATCAAATGTTTTGTCGATATGCTTTTGGGAAAAACTCTCCACCTCATGGTTTCAACGAGCTTGCAGATGAAGCTGCAAAGATTGCCGGTAATCGTCCTAAAGCTCTCAAGTACGTTGGTTCGTCTTTTAGAAGACTAGACAAGGAACAATGGGTGAAGATGCTATCGGAGTTCCGTAGTAATGggaataaactaaaaatcagcTATGATGAGTTAGATGGTAAAGGTCAAGATTACGTTGCGTGTTTAACCAATG GTTCAAATTCCCAGGTGAAGGCAGAGTGGATCCACTTGGCACTAGGCGTGTCTATATTACTTAACATCCGCAGTGACGGAACGACAATTCTCAAACATTTGAGCTACAA TCGAAGCATGGCGCAACAAGCAAAAATATGGTGGTATGAAAATTTGGAAAGAGTGTGCAAGAAGTACAATATATGTGGCATAGATAGCTCAACTGATGGTGGTG GTTCAACGTATGGACAATGTTCAAATTCCCaatttcaaagaaacatgGACGCAAGCCCCGGGGGAAACAAAACCAGTAATCAATCCACAAAAGATTCACCGAGAGCTTCTCAAGTAGAGAAGGAAAAGATCGAGTACTGTGAGccacatgtatatataacacCTGCCATCTTCAGTGACGGAACCAGAGCTCCCAAATACGTGGAGTCTAG TAGCCGAAGAGTAACCCAAGTGCACCACGCCAAAACATGGTGGCCGGAGAATTGTGAAAAAGTGTACGAGAACCACAACAACATATATGGCATAGATAGATCAATTGACGGTGGTGATAAGTTTGAGGGAAAAAGTAAAGTTAGTGACGGTGGGTTAGACGGCAAAGATCAAG GTTCAATGTATGGACAAAGTTCAAATTCCGAGCTTCAAATAAACATGGACGCAGACAATAGGAGATGTGAACCTGTGAGTGAGATGcttttcaaaaattacaaTGTGTGTTCGCCTAATG CACATATGCCTGCAGGTTTAACCGATGTAAACTGTTCAAATCCCCAGTCTCAAAGAAAATTGGACGCAAGCctaaagaaagacaaaattgTGCATGAGTGGATTCGAACCGGTAGTGGCttcttttttgattttcaGGGCCCAAAATCTATAGTGAGTGCTGCTCAAGTGGACGAGAAAAATTTCGAGTACTGTGAACAAGGTGTGTATATAACACTTGGCATCCTCAGTGGCGGAATTATAGTTCTCAAACATTTGGAGTTCAG CCGAAGAATGGCGCAACAAGCAAAAGTTTGGTGGTCGGAAAATTGGATAAAAGTGTACCAGGAGCACAACATATGTGGCATAGATAAATCATTTGATGGTAGGTTTGATGATAGACGTGTCATTCGTCAATTAAGACCAAACTGA
- the RLM3 gene encoding disease resistance protein (TIR-NBS class) (RESISTANCE TO LEPTOSPHAERIA MACULANS 3 (RLM3); FUNCTIONS IN: ATP binding; INVOLVED IN: defense response to fungus, incompatible interaction, regulation of defense response by callose deposition, defense response; EXPRESSED IN: 20 plant structures; EXPRESSED DURING: 13 growth stages; CONTAINS InterPro DOMAIN/s: NB-ARC (InterPro:IPR002182), Disease resistance/zinc finger/chromosome condensation-like region (InterPro:IPR013591), Disease resistance protein (InterPro:IPR000767); BEST Arabidopsis thaliana protein match is: Disease resistance protein (TIR-NBS-LRR class) family (TAIR:AT4G16940.1); Has 30201 Blast hits to 17322 proteins in 780 species: Archae - 12; Bacteria - 1396; Metazoa - 17338; Fungi - 3422; Plants - 5037; Viruses - 0; Other Eukaryotes - 2996 (source: NCBI BLink).) gives MLENIAKDVSNKLFPPSNNFSDFVGIEAHIEALISMLRFDSKKARMIGICGPSETGKTTIGRALYSRLKSDFHHRAFVAYKRKIRSDYDQKLYWEEQFLSEILCQKDIKIEECGAVEQRLKHTKVLIVLDDVDDIELLKTLVGRIRWFGSESKIVVITQKRELLKAHNIAHVYEVGFPSEELAHQMFCRYAFGKNSPPHGFNELADEAAKIAGNRPKALKYVGSSFRRLDKEQWVKMLSEFRSNGNKLKISYDELDGKGQDYVACLTNGSNSQVKAEWIHLALGVSILLNIRSDGTTILKHLSYNRSMAQQAKIWWYENLERVCKKYNICGIDSSTDGGGSTYGQCSNSQFQRNMDASPGGNKTSNQSTKDSPRASQVEKEKIEYCEPHVYITPAIFSDGTRAPKYVESSRRVTQVHHAKTWWPENCEKVYENHNNIYGIDRSIDGGDKFEGKSKVSDGGLDGKDQGSMYGQSSNSELQINMDADNRRCEPVSEMLFKNYNVCSPNGLTDVNCSNPQSQRKLDASLKKDKIVHEWIRTGSGFFFDFQGPKSIVSAAQVDEKNFEYCEQGVYITLGILSGGIIVLKHLEFSRRMAQQAKVWWSENWIKVYQEHNICGIDKSFDGRFDDRRVIRQLRPN, from the exons ATGCTTGAAAATATCGCCAAGGATGTTTCAAACAAACTCTTCCCCCCATCAAATAATTTCAGTGACTTCGTCGGGATTGAAGCTCATATAGAGGCATTGATATCAATGTTGCGCTTCGACTCCAAGAAAGCGCGAATGATAGGGATTTGTGGGCCTTCTGAAACTGGTAAGACTACTATAGGAAGAGCTTTATACAGCAGACTCAAAAGCGACTTCCACCATCGGGCTTTCGTAGcatataagagaaaaatacGGAGCGACTATGACCAGAAGCTGTATTGGGAAGAACAATTTCTATCAGAAATTCTTTGTCAGAAGGATATAAAGATAGAGGAATGTGGTGCGGTGGAACAACGACTAAAGCACACGAAAGTTCTtattgttcttgatgatgttgatgatataGAGCTACTAAAAACGTTGGTAGGACGTATCAGATGGTTTGGATCTGAGAGCAAAATTGTTGTGATTACTCAAAAAAGGGAACTTCTCAAGGCTCACAACATTGCACATGTTTATGAAGTGGGATTCCCATCAGAAGAACTGGCTCATCAAATGTTTTGTCGATATGCTTTTGGGAAAAACTCTCCACCTCATGGTTTCAACGAGCTTGCAGATGAAGCTGCAAAGATTGCCGGTAATCGTCCTAAAGCTCTCAAGTACGTTGGTTCGTCTTTTAGAAGACTAGACAAGGAACAATGGGTGAAGATGCTATCGGAGTTCCGTAGTAATGggaataaactaaaaatcagcTATGATGAGTTAGATGGTAAAGGTCAAGATTACGTTGCGTGTTTAACCAATG GTTCAAATTCCCAGGTGAAGGCAGAGTGGATCCACTTGGCACTAGGCGTGTCTATATTACTTAACATCCGCAGTGACGGAACGACAATTCTCAAACATTTGAGCTACAA TCGAAGCATGGCGCAACAAGCAAAAATATGGTGGTATGAAAATTTGGAAAGAGTGTGCAAGAAGTACAATATATGTGGCATAGATAGCTCAACTGATGGTGGTG GTTCAACGTATGGACAATGTTCAAATTCCCaatttcaaagaaacatgGACGCAAGCCCCGGGGGAAACAAAACCAGTAATCAATCCACAAAAGATTCACCGAGAGCTTCTCAAGTAGAGAAGGAAAAGATCGAGTACTGTGAGccacatgtatatataacacCTGCCATCTTCAGTGACGGAACCAGAGCTCCCAAATACGTGGAGTCTAG CCGAAGAGTAACCCAAGTGCACCACGCCAAAACATGGTGGCCGGAGAATTGTGAAAAAGTGTACGAGAACCACAACAACATATATGGCATAGATAGATCAATTGACGGTGGTGATAAGTTTGAGGGAAAAAGTAAAGTTAGTGACGGTGGGTTAGACGGCAAAGATCAAG GTTCAATGTATGGACAAAGTTCAAATTCCGAGCTTCAAATAAACATGGACGCAGACAATAGGAGATGTGAACCTGTGAGTGAGATGcttttcaaaaattacaaTGTGTGTTCGCCTAATG GTTTAACCGATGTAAACTGTTCAAATCCCCAGTCTCAAAGAAAATTGGACGCAAGCctaaagaaagacaaaattgTGCATGAGTGGATTCGAACCGGTAGTGGCttcttttttgattttcaGGGCCCAAAATCTATAGTGAGTGCTGCTCAAGTGGACGAGAAAAATTTCGAGTACTGTGAACAAGGTGTGTATATAACACTTGGCATCCTCAGTGGCGGAATTATAGTTCTCAAACATTTGGAGTTCAG CCGAAGAATGGCGCAACAAGCAAAAGTTTGGTGGTCGGAAAATTGGATAAAAGTGTACCAGGAGCACAACATATGTGGCATAGATAAATCATTTGATGGTAGGTTTGATGATAGACGTGTCATTCGTCAATTAAGACCAAACTGA